In the Bacillus shivajii genome, one interval contains:
- a CDS encoding YuzB family protein, with protein sequence MKPIIEFCVSNLASGTQKVKEELEKDPNLDVIEYGCLSFCGQCAMKKFALVNGEMVTGETNEELLTNIYQFLEENPMF encoded by the coding sequence ATGAAACCGATTATTGAGTTTTGTGTTAGCAATTTAGCCAGTGGTACACAAAAAGTAAAAGAGGAACTTGAAAAAGACCCAAACCTGGATGTCATTGAATATGGCTGTCTAAGCTTTTGTGGACAATGTGCAATGAAGAAGTTTGCCCTTGTAAATGGTGAAATGGTAACAGGGGAAACGAATGAAGAATTGCTGACCAATATATATCAATTTTTAGAAGAAAACCCAATGTTTTAA
- the yutH gene encoding spore coat putative kinase YutH has translation MLDRQLFDHFRIYLDDVLYVGDDLYVLANGEEYLVRTVDDRALEQLNEQVNMANWLTSYSEHGVAQFIKPEGKKRTISIDGGEAVLFQLEKQQHRLAHSVTGEKVGAKLAKFHEKGLYYTPQQTKRSVSSGAIAWKERWERRLNQLENWYVRMRQESYKTPFDELFLVTFPYYIGLCENAIQMITDLMIDKEEHLSKGNTICHRRFHDCTWLTVREQEPSSIKVPTDFMYDHYTRDITEYVRSVWTNEQSPNSLQTIEAFLNDYESYHPLSLFDQTLLLARSMFPIHYFEEIETYYQTVHSEERNQLSERCTALLKNSAEYEKLFTYLTYRYPQLLESKHCPLWFQAYPVKHSSYG, from the coding sequence GTGTTAGACCGTCAACTTTTCGATCACTTTAGAATTTATTTGGATGACGTTTTATATGTTGGAGATGACCTATATGTTTTAGCAAACGGTGAAGAATATTTAGTTCGAACCGTGGATGACAGAGCTTTAGAGCAATTGAATGAACAAGTAAACATGGCAAATTGGCTAACGTCTTATAGTGAACACGGTGTAGCTCAATTTATCAAACCAGAAGGTAAAAAGAGGACCATCTCTATTGATGGTGGAGAAGCCGTGTTGTTTCAATTAGAAAAACAACAGCATAGGTTAGCTCACTCTGTTACGGGTGAAAAAGTAGGAGCGAAATTAGCAAAGTTTCATGAAAAAGGTTTGTATTATACACCACAACAAACGAAAAGAAGCGTAAGTTCAGGTGCGATAGCATGGAAAGAAAGGTGGGAACGCCGGTTAAATCAATTAGAGAATTGGTATGTCCGTATGAGGCAAGAAAGTTATAAAACCCCTTTCGATGAATTGTTCTTAGTGACTTTTCCTTATTATATTGGGCTATGTGAAAATGCCATTCAAATGATTACTGACTTGATGATTGACAAAGAGGAACATTTATCTAAAGGAAATACAATTTGTCACCGTCGTTTTCATGACTGTACGTGGTTAACCGTTCGAGAGCAGGAGCCATCTTCAATAAAAGTACCAACGGATTTTATGTACGATCATTACACAAGAGATATTACTGAATATGTTCGTTCGGTTTGGACGAATGAACAATCGCCGAATTCGTTGCAAACGATTGAGGCATTTTTAAATGATTATGAATCATATCATCCGTTGTCTCTTTTTGATCAAACATTATTGTTAGCAAGGTCGATGTTTCCGATACATTATTTTGAAGAAATCGAAACGTATTATCAGACAGTGCATAGTGAAGAGCGTAACCAATTGAGTGAACGGTGTACGGCATTATTAAAAAATTCGGCTGAGTATGAAAAGCTTTTTACGTATCTGACATATAGATATCCACAGTTATTGGAGTCAAAACATTGTCCATTATGGTTTCAAGCCTATCCAGTAAAGCACAGTTCATACGGATAA
- a CDS encoding NifU family protein: MANATMEEQVQEVLDKLRPFLLRDGGDVELVGIDEGVVKVRLMGACGSCPSSTITLKAGIERALLEEVPGVTELEQVF; this comes from the coding sequence ATGGCAAACGCAACAATGGAAGAACAAGTACAAGAAGTGCTTGATAAATTACGCCCATTCCTCCTGCGTGATGGTGGAGATGTTGAATTAGTAGGTATTGACGAGGGTGTCGTAAAAGTACGCTTAATGGGTGCTTGCGGCTCTTGCCCAAGTTCTACAATTACACTAAAAGCGGGAATCGAACGCGCTCTTCTAGAAGAAGTACCTGGTGTAACTGAATTAGAACAAGTATTCTAA
- a CDS encoding YutD family protein, which yields MIRIQGNTFEVIEDVRNGWVEEEFKNRYSDVLNKYDYIVGDWGYEQLRLKGFFDDKHRKSSFDAKISSLPDYLYEYCNFGCAYFVLRKVKEQKQSS from the coding sequence ATGATCCGCATTCAAGGGAATACGTTTGAGGTGATTGAAGACGTAAGAAATGGATGGGTTGAAGAAGAATTTAAAAATCGATATAGTGATGTTTTAAATAAATATGATTATATAGTCGGAGACTGGGGATATGAACAGCTTCGTTTAAAAGGATTTTTTGATGATAAGCACCGGAAATCAAGTTTTGATGCAAAAATAAGTTCTCTTCCAGATTATTTATATGAGTACTGTAATTTTGGCTGTGCTTACTTTGTCTTACGTAAAGTAAAAGAGCAAAAGCAATCTTCGTAA
- a CDS encoding DUF3055 domain-containing protein, producing MTERFYLYDDVEDTKTRYVSFMGESQRFDLAIMSTTRYYGKKLVLDMQSNRFAIIGEDDLDEPNYLERTFKLDEEDGKELREFLYEVIL from the coding sequence ATGACTGAACGTTTTTATCTTTACGATGATGTAGAAGATACGAAAACGAGGTACGTTAGCTTTATGGGAGAAAGCCAAAGATTTGACCTAGCGATTATGTCAACAACCCGTTATTATGGGAAAAAACTCGTTTTAGATATGCAATCCAATCGATTTGCAATCATTGGTGAAGATGACTTAGATGAACCCAATTATTTAGAACGTACGTTTAAGTTAGACGAAGAAGACGGTAAAGAATTACGTGAGTTCTTATATGAAGTGATTTTATAA
- the lipA gene encoding lipoyl synthase, giving the protein MAKKEEYIRKPEWLKIKLNTNESYTGLKKMMREKKLHTVCEEARCPNIHECWAERKTATFMILGAICTRACRFCAVKTGLPTELDREEPERVAESVKLMGLKHAVITAVARDDLKDGGAEIFAETVRAIRRKSPFTTVEVLPSDMGGKEENLKMLMDARPNILNHNIETVRSLTPRVRARATYERSLEFLRRAKEMQPKIPTKSSLMIGLGETKEEIIETMDDLRAVDVDILTIGQYLQPTKSHIKLKKYWTPEEFAELKEIALSKGFKHCESGPLVRSSYHADEQVNAAEEA; this is encoded by the coding sequence GTGGCTAAAAAAGAAGAATATATCCGTAAACCCGAATGGTTAAAAATTAAATTGAACACGAACGAATCTTATACAGGGTTAAAAAAGATGATGCGTGAAAAAAAATTACATACTGTTTGTGAAGAAGCGCGTTGTCCAAATATTCATGAATGTTGGGCTGAAAGAAAAACAGCAACTTTTATGATTTTAGGAGCTATATGTACACGAGCTTGTCGCTTCTGTGCAGTAAAAACTGGACTTCCAACAGAATTAGATCGTGAAGAACCAGAACGTGTTGCTGAATCTGTGAAACTAATGGGGCTTAAACATGCCGTTATTACGGCTGTTGCAAGAGATGATCTAAAAGACGGTGGTGCTGAGATTTTTGCTGAAACGGTAAGAGCGATTCGTCGTAAAAGCCCATTTACAACAGTAGAAGTTCTTCCGTCTGATATGGGTGGTAAGGAAGAAAACTTAAAGATGCTAATGGACGCAAGGCCTAATATTTTAAACCATAATATTGAAACGGTTAGAAGTTTAACTCCTCGGGTCCGTGCAAGGGCTACTTATGAACGTTCGCTAGAGTTTTTACGAAGAGCGAAAGAAATGCAACCGAAGATTCCAACGAAATCAAGCCTAATGATCGGGCTTGGAGAAACGAAGGAAGAGATTATTGAAACAATGGACGACCTTCGTGCGGTAGATGTTGATATTTTGACAATAGGTCAGTATTTACAGCCAACGAAAAGCCATATCAAGTTGAAAAAATATTGGACACCAGAAGAGTTTGCTGAGCTTAAAGAAATTGCACTAAGTAAAGGATTCAAGCACTGTGAATCTGGTCCACTCGTTCGTTCCTCTTATCATGCAGACGAGCAGGTAAATGCTGCTGAAGAGGCATAA
- a CDS encoding TIGR01457 family HAD-type hydrolase, producing MKKYDAYLVDLDGTMYRGSEKIEAASRFIKSLNEKDIPYLFVTNNSSKTPEQVAAKLVEMDIPATPKHVMTTSMATANYLHEQINEANVFMIGEEGLEDALKEKGFTLTDEAVDAVVMGIDRNINYEKLSTACLAVRSGALFLSTNTDVAIPTEKGLLPGNGSLTSVVSVSTGVNPTFIGKPEAIIVNQALEVLGVPLDQTVMVGDNYQTDIMAGIKAGMDTIIVHTGVTSKEQLQEQKVQPTWSINSLDEWEIV from the coding sequence ATGAAAAAGTATGATGCTTATTTAGTTGATTTAGATGGGACGATGTATCGAGGTAGTGAAAAAATTGAAGCTGCATCGAGATTTATTAAGTCATTAAACGAAAAAGATATTCCATATTTATTTGTAACGAATAATTCTTCGAAAACACCAGAGCAAGTAGCTGCAAAACTTGTCGAAATGGATATTCCTGCAACACCAAAACATGTGATGACGACAAGTATGGCAACAGCAAATTATCTTCATGAGCAAATCAACGAAGCAAATGTTTTTATGATCGGAGAAGAAGGACTAGAAGATGCATTGAAAGAAAAAGGATTTACGTTAACGGATGAAGCTGTTGATGCTGTTGTTATGGGAATTGACCGTAACATTAATTATGAAAAATTAAGTACCGCTTGTTTAGCTGTAAGGTCTGGAGCACTGTTTTTATCAACAAACACTGATGTAGCAATCCCGACAGAAAAAGGCTTGCTACCAGGGAATGGATCACTCACTTCAGTTGTATCTGTATCTACTGGTGTGAACCCAACATTTATCGGTAAACCAGAAGCTATTATCGTCAACCAAGCGCTTGAAGTACTAGGGGTACCTCTTGATCAAACTGTGATGGTTGGTGATAATTACCAAACAGATATTATGGCAGGAATAAAAGCTGGAATGGATACGATCATCGTGCATACAGGTGTTACATCTAAAGAGCAGTTACAAGAACAAAAAGTTCAACCGACATGGTCGATCAATTCGTTAGATGAATGGGAAATTGTATAA
- a CDS encoding YhcN/YlaJ family sporulation lipoprotein, with amino-acid sequence MNKKLSSLLLSSICLSIFMTGCGDATNGAEGQQAENLFRGYQMPERHFVINRNGAGNMDQYNRFGFERHTKKTAYAGQNAPDYATYDRSLLADSISKMATTIQSVEDCAVLVTDQYVLMTYETNGTDDRQLVADQVKKTAMSLVPSYYDIYVSDDPEMGAEIERFEGLSAKEPQYLDSLEETIEQMKRYPQGEESLRMEDDNGDDEHNVRRFNEGRRQHRQDRTIPNQ; translated from the coding sequence ATGAACAAAAAGTTATCCTCCCTTCTTCTGTCTAGTATCTGTTTATCAATTTTCATGACAGGTTGTGGAGATGCAACGAACGGCGCAGAAGGTCAGCAAGCAGAAAATTTATTTCGAGGATACCAAATGCCCGAACGCCATTTCGTCATAAACCGTAACGGTGCCGGTAACATGGACCAATATAACCGTTTTGGTTTTGAACGTCATACGAAGAAAACTGCCTATGCAGGGCAAAATGCACCAGATTACGCAACATATGATCGATCATTATTGGCTGATAGTATTAGTAAAATGGCAACGACCATTCAATCTGTTGAAGACTGCGCCGTTCTAGTTACAGATCAGTATGTCTTAATGACTTATGAAACAAATGGAACAGACGATCGTCAACTTGTCGCTGACCAAGTGAAGAAAACAGCCATGTCGCTCGTCCCATCATACTATGATATATACGTAAGTGATGATCCAGAAATGGGTGCTGAAATCGAACGTTTTGAAGGGTTATCTGCAAAAGAACCACAGTATCTTGATTCATTAGAAGAAACAATCGAACAAATGAAAAGATACCCGCAAGGTGAGGAATCTTTACGTATGGAAGATGATAATGGAGATGACGAACATAACGTTCGTCGATTTAATGAAGGACGTAGACAGCACAGACAAGACCGTACTATCCCAAATCAATAA
- a CDS encoding 2-hydroxyacid dehydrogenase, with the protein MTKPYVYVTRRVPEEALTPLRDFAEIHMWPEEEVPVSREELIKQAKKADALYTMLSDKVDAELMREAPNLKVVANLAVGYDNIDVNEATKRNIAVCNTPDVLSDTTADLTFALLMATGRRIVESAEYIKKGYWKNWGPLLLAGTDIHHKTIGIVGMGRIGTAVAKRATGFDMEILYHNRSRKEDVEKQLGATYASFDQLIEMSDYIVCLAPLTEETRDLFTEDVFKRMKSSAIFINASRGAVVDEEALEKAIVEKEIAGAGLDVFREEPIGEDHALLKHDNVVALPHIGSSSVETRYEMAKLVSRNIVHVLQGKEPEAIVNQEVIYKE; encoded by the coding sequence ATGACAAAGCCTTATGTATATGTGACACGACGTGTACCTGAAGAAGCGTTGACGCCATTAAGAGATTTTGCGGAAATTCACATGTGGCCAGAGGAAGAAGTACCAGTAAGTAGAGAGGAACTTATAAAGCAAGCGAAAAAAGCAGATGCTCTTTATACGATGCTGTCTGATAAGGTTGATGCAGAGTTGATGCGGGAGGCACCAAACTTAAAAGTCGTTGCAAATTTAGCTGTCGGTTACGACAATATTGATGTCAATGAAGCAACGAAACGTAACATTGCGGTATGTAATACTCCAGACGTTCTTTCGGATACAACAGCCGATTTAACATTCGCATTACTGATGGCAACAGGACGGCGGATTGTTGAATCAGCAGAGTACATAAAAAAAGGCTACTGGAAAAACTGGGGGCCGTTATTATTAGCTGGAACTGATATTCACCATAAAACGATTGGAATTGTTGGCATGGGAAGAATTGGTACAGCCGTGGCAAAACGAGCGACTGGTTTTGACATGGAAATTTTATATCATAATCGCTCAAGAAAAGAGGATGTGGAAAAACAATTAGGGGCAACATACGCATCATTTGATCAGCTCATTGAAATGTCTGATTATATCGTTTGTTTAGCGCCATTAACAGAAGAGACGCGTGACTTATTCACTGAAGATGTATTTAAACGGATGAAGTCTTCTGCCATTTTTATTAATGCATCTCGAGGAGCAGTTGTTGATGAAGAAGCGTTAGAAAAGGCAATCGTCGAAAAGGAAATTGCAGGTGCTGGCTTAGATGTATTTCGTGAGGAACCAATTGGAGAAGATCATGCTCTTCTTAAGCATGATAATGTCGTCGCACTTCCTCATATCGGAAGCTCTAGTGTGGAAACTCGTTATGAAATGGCAAAGCTCGTAAGTCGTAATATCGTTCATGTGTTACAAGGGAAAGAACCAGAGGCGATCGTTAATCAAGAAGTTATATATAAAGAATGA
- the glpX gene encoding class II fructose-bisphosphatase, protein MERELALEIVRVTEAASLASAQWMGRGLKNEADDAATNAMREMFDSVNMQGTVVIGEGELDEAPMLYIGEKLGSGNGPEVDIAVDPLEGTSIVAKGHPNAMAVIAVGDRGTLLHAPDMYMEKLVVGPEAAGLVRLDDPIEKTIDIVAKMTNKRVRDVTVIIQERERHQELINRIRAKGARVKLFGDGDVGASIATAMPRTGIDLFVGTGGAPEGVISAAAIKALGGDMQARLAPMNDEEIARCKKMGVEDVSQVLFLNDLVRGDDAIFAATGVSQGELLEGVRFLGSDLVETDSIVMRAKTGTVRFIKAHHRLNQKPHLFMPEDN, encoded by the coding sequence GTGGAGCGGGAATTAGCGTTAGAAATTGTAAGGGTTACAGAAGCTGCATCACTAGCTTCTGCACAATGGATGGGTCGTGGATTGAAAAATGAAGCAGATGATGCTGCAACAAACGCAATGCGTGAAATGTTTGATTCTGTTAATATGCAAGGAACGGTTGTCATTGGTGAAGGGGAATTAGATGAAGCACCCATGCTGTATATCGGTGAAAAGCTCGGGTCTGGAAACGGGCCTGAAGTAGATATTGCTGTCGATCCTCTAGAAGGCACGAGTATCGTTGCTAAAGGACACCCTAACGCAATGGCTGTTATCGCTGTCGGTGACCGAGGAACTCTTTTACATGCACCAGATATGTACATGGAAAAACTCGTTGTTGGACCTGAAGCAGCCGGGCTTGTCCGCTTAGATGATCCTATCGAAAAAACAATTGATATCGTTGCGAAGATGACCAACAAACGTGTTCGAGACGTAACCGTCATTATCCAAGAACGTGAACGCCACCAAGAGCTTATTAACCGGATTCGTGCAAAAGGAGCAAGAGTAAAGCTTTTTGGTGATGGTGATGTTGGGGCCTCAATCGCTACTGCAATGCCTCGAACAGGAATCGATTTATTTGTTGGTACAGGTGGTGCTCCAGAAGGCGTGATATCTGCCGCTGCCATCAAAGCACTCGGAGGAGATATGCAAGCACGATTAGCCCCTATGAACGATGAAGAAATTGCACGTTGCAAAAAAATGGGCGTTGAAGATGTTTCTCAAGTACTCTTTTTAAATGATTTAGTAAGAGGCGATGATGCCATCTTTGCAGCAACAGGCGTTTCACAAGGTGAATTATTAGAAGGTGTTCGCTTTTTAGGTAGTGACCTTGTCGAGACAGACTCCATTGTAATGCGTGCAAAAACAGGAACAGTTCGCTTTATTAAAGCACACCACCGTTTAAATCAAAAGCCTCACCTATTTATGCCTGAAGATAACTAA
- a CDS encoding DUF86 domain-containing protein, whose amino-acid sequence MYFVDRKLLEERLQYMERLIGVFSQETSFEDEVQKLMLERVAHMTIEVMIDVGNQMIDGFIMRDPGSYDDVVDILVDEKVVSKEDGSSLKKLIPWRKALLQEYTEIDHNALKRALQNESATLLSFPGKVRMYLESELGPVSAFLPQKD is encoded by the coding sequence ATGTATTTTGTTGATAGAAAATTACTAGAAGAGCGATTACAATATATGGAAAGACTTATCGGGGTGTTTTCACAAGAAACATCATTTGAAGATGAAGTGCAAAAGTTAATGTTAGAACGAGTGGCACATATGACAATTGAAGTGATGATCGACGTTGGAAATCAAATGATTGATGGATTTATTATGAGAGATCCTGGGAGCTATGATGATGTCGTCGATATTTTAGTTGATGAAAAAGTCGTATCGAAAGAAGATGGTTCTTCATTGAAAAAGTTAATTCCATGGCGAAAAGCGTTATTACAAGAATATACCGAGATTGATCATAACGCGTTAAAACGAGCATTACAAAACGAGAGTGCTACTTTACTAAGTTTTCCAGGAAAAGTAAGAATGTATTTAGAAAGCGAACTTGGCCCAGTCTCAGCGTTTTTGCCGCAAAAGGACTAA
- a CDS encoding helix-turn-helix transcriptional regulator, which translates to MVYKTASTRDQILNLLKKKKQLTVAIIAEQLNITEMAVRRHLNTLERDEIVETTLLRQAMGRPTNVYQLSTKGQEMLFPRDYGNFSVDLLLEIEQMDGPEKVRELFDRRKDKIQKRFEKRLIFGSFDENVYELGKMQNEQGYMTEVIKEDDGSFILKEYNCPLAEVAKQFPAICEAELEMFKDLLQTEHVQCQMCMATGHEPHCYYKIKKSDKTYSSLL; encoded by the coding sequence ATGGTCTATAAAACCGCTTCAACACGTGATCAAATTTTAAATTTATTAAAGAAGAAGAAACAATTAACAGTAGCAATAATTGCAGAACAATTGAATATCACGGAAATGGCTGTAAGGAGACACCTCAACACATTAGAAAGAGATGAGATTGTTGAAACAACATTATTGAGGCAGGCAATGGGGAGACCGACGAATGTGTACCAACTGTCAACAAAAGGTCAGGAAATGTTGTTTCCAAGAGATTATGGTAACTTTTCGGTTGATCTTTTGTTAGAGATTGAGCAAATGGATGGACCAGAAAAAGTAAGAGAATTGTTTGACAGAAGGAAAGATAAGATTCAAAAGCGATTTGAAAAGAGGCTTATTTTTGGCAGTTTTGATGAGAACGTTTATGAATTAGGAAAGATGCAAAATGAACAAGGCTATATGACAGAAGTGATCAAAGAAGATGACGGTAGTTTTATTTTAAAAGAGTATAATTGTCCACTTGCAGAGGTAGCTAAGCAGTTTCCTGCAATTTGTGAGGCTGAGCTTGAAATGTTTAAGGATTTGCTTCAAACGGAACACGTTCAATGTCAAATGTGTATGGCAACTGGACACGAGCCACACTGCTATTATAAAATTAAAAAATCAGATAAAACTTATTCGTCACTCTTATAG
- a CDS encoding NAD(P)/FAD-dependent oxidoreductase, which yields MRKLLILGGGYGGLRVIQKLLSSSGMHDTSITLIEKEPYHSLKTEFYALAAGTVADKHLRMSFPNDVRLELKFETVSEIVLEENLVRLANDEELSYDDLVIGLGCEDKYHNVPGAPEHTLSIQSMRKARKTYQALQSIQVNGTVAIVGAGLSGVELASELRESRPDLNVKLFDRGKNILSMFPPKLYNYVTEWLVDNGVEIINEANITKVEENTLYNHDEPVYADAIIWTAGIQANRLVRDLDVEKDGMGRVVVTKYHEAPGYDNVFVIGDCAKLDHAPSAQLAEAQAEQVSMLLEKKWNGEEYPDELPKIKLKGVLGSLGKKHGFGLMGEKALTGRVPRVLKSGVLWMYKYHSGS from the coding sequence GTGCGTAAATTACTCATCTTAGGTGGCGGATATGGGGGACTTCGTGTCATTCAGAAACTGCTTTCTTCAAGCGGTATGCATGATACGAGCATTACTTTAATAGAGAAAGAGCCTTACCACAGCTTGAAAACAGAGTTCTATGCGTTAGCTGCTGGCACGGTTGCAGACAAACACTTAAGAATGTCATTTCCTAACGATGTCCGTCTTGAACTGAAATTTGAAACCGTTTCCGAAATTGTGTTAGAAGAGAATCTTGTAAGACTAGCAAATGATGAAGAACTTTCGTATGATGACCTTGTTATTGGTCTTGGTTGCGAAGATAAGTATCATAATGTACCTGGCGCACCTGAACATACGTTGAGCATTCAAAGCATGAGGAAAGCTCGAAAAACGTATCAAGCATTACAAAGTATTCAAGTAAATGGAACCGTTGCCATTGTTGGCGCTGGTTTAAGCGGTGTAGAACTAGCGAGTGAGCTACGTGAAAGCCGCCCTGATCTAAATGTTAAACTATTTGACCGCGGAAAAAATATTCTTTCCATGTTCCCTCCAAAGCTTTACAACTACGTCACTGAATGGCTTGTTGATAACGGCGTTGAAATCATTAACGAAGCAAATATTACAAAAGTTGAAGAGAACACGCTATATAACCACGATGAGCCTGTTTATGCAGATGCTATTATCTGGACAGCCGGTATTCAAGCAAACCGTCTCGTACGTGACTTAGATGTCGAAAAAGATGGTATGGGAAGAGTTGTCGTGACGAAGTATCACGAAGCCCCAGGATACGATAATGTTTTTGTCATCGGAGATTGTGCGAAATTAGATCACGCTCCAAGTGCACAGTTAGCTGAGGCCCAGGCAGAACAAGTTTCCATGCTATTAGAGAAAAAATGGAATGGTGAAGAGTACCCTGACGAACTTCCTAAAATTAAATTAAAAGGAGTCTTAGGTTCTCTTGGAAAAAAACATGGTTTCGGTTTAATGGGAGAAAAGGCACTAACTGGCCGTGTTCCACGCGTTCTAAAATCTGGTGTTTTATGGATGTACAAATATCATTCAGGTTCATAA
- a CDS encoding YuzD family protein → MASIQMTVYGAEVKCASCVNLPSALETKEWLEAAIARKYPEKDIYISYCDIDSPETEEEKQYAEQILDEEYFYPLVVLNGEVVAEGNPRLKVIYDKIEENS, encoded by the coding sequence ATGGCTTCAATTCAAATGACTGTTTACGGTGCAGAAGTAAAATGTGCAAGCTGTGTTAATTTACCGAGTGCATTGGAAACGAAGGAATGGCTAGAAGCGGCGATTGCAAGGAAGTATCCTGAAAAAGATATTTATATCTCTTATTGCGATATTGATTCTCCTGAAACAGAAGAGGAAAAACAATATGCCGAGCAAATATTAGATGAGGAATATTTTTACCCATTGGTTGTATTAAATGGGGAAGTGGTAGCGGAAGGAAATCCGAGACTGAAAGTCATCTATGACAAAATCGAAGAAAATTCATAA
- a CDS encoding phosphatidylglycerophosphatase A family protein, translating to MKEHHKEVENTARKWLHERGVTIEDIAELVYFLQEKYVENLSMEACEENVNRVLSKREVQNAILTGIQLDRLAEEEKLDHPLQGIIERDEGLYGVDEVIALSIVNVYGSIGFTNYGYIDKLKPGILKKLNDKSQGCHTFLDDIVGAIAAAASSRLAHSQDGTEEDD from the coding sequence ATGAAAGAACATCATAAAGAAGTTGAAAACACAGCAAGAAAGTGGTTACACGAAAGAGGAGTAACAATTGAAGATATTGCAGAGCTTGTCTATTTCTTACAAGAAAAATATGTAGAGAACCTTTCTATGGAAGCTTGTGAGGAGAATGTTAATCGTGTTTTATCTAAACGTGAAGTACAAAATGCGATATTAACTGGCATTCAGCTAGACAGATTAGCCGAAGAAGAAAAGTTAGATCATCCACTGCAAGGAATCATCGAACGAGATGAAGGTCTTTACGGTGTCGATGAAGTCATTGCACTATCGATCGTAAATGTTTATGGATCTATTGGTTTTACGAACTACGGATATATCGACAAACTAAAGCCAGGAATTTTAAAAAAACTAAATGACAAAAGTCAAGGATGCCATACATTTTTAGATGATATTGTCGGTGCAATTGCAGCAGCTGCTTCTAGCCGACTCGCTCATAGTCAAGACGGAACGGAAGAAGATGATTAA